The region CCCAGCCCCCTCCGCCAGCCCCGGACCCGGGGCCGGGGCCCGCCGCCCCGGGCGACCCTGCGCCGCCTGCCGACGCGCCGCCAGCGGCGGCCGGTGAGTCACCGCCTGCGCCGGCGCCGGCGACCACGCCGGACGGGGGGCCGCCCGGCGAGCCCGGCGCGCCGGCCGCACCGCCCGGCGCCGGGCCGGCGGCCCCCGGCCAGCCCGGCCCGCCCGGTCAACCGGGTGCGGCGGGCGGGCCCGACAACGGTCCCCCGGCGGCGCCCGGCGCACCGCCCGGCGACGTGCCGCCCGACGCCCGCCGGGCCATGGCCTCCGTCCGCCGCTCCGGGCCCAACAGCACGCTGCGCCTGCTGGAAGCCCTCCAGCCCCTGCGTGCGCTCGGCATGAGCGAGGCCGAGGTGGTGGCCGCCGGGTTCGGCCGGTTCCCGGTGGGCGGCGTCGCCACCTTCACCCACGACTGGTTCTTCCCGCGCTTCACCCCCACGTTCCACCTGCACGAGGGCACCGACATCTTCGCCAGGACGGGGACGCCGGTGCGGGCGCCGGCCGACGGGATGCTGCGGCTCGCCCAGGGAGGATCGGGCGGCCTGGCCGCCTACGTCTACGAGCCCAACGGCACCTATTACTACATGGCCCACCTCAGCGCCTTCGTGCCGGGCCAGAAGCCGGGCCAGCAGGTCACCACGGGTGAGATCGTCGGCTACGTCGGCGACTCCGGCAATGCCGAGGGCGGCAGCCCCCACGTCCACTTCGAGTACCACCCGGCGCCCACCCGGACGGTGACCTCGGGCACGGGCAAGAGCCGCAAGGTCACGACCGTGGTCCGGCCCGTCGCCGTCGGGTCGGTCCTGCCTCCGGTGGACCCCAAGGCGCTCCTCGACCAGTGGCTGGCCGATGCGCTGGCCGCTGCGCCCCGACTGGTCGCCTCGGCGGAGGCGGCGCACCGGGCCGCGTCCGCGTCCGCGACGGCGGCCAGGGCCGGCCCGGCGGCGGCGCCCGTCGCCACCGGGGGGCCGCCCCGGGCGCAGCTGCTGTGGGCGTCGTCGGTGAGCCCGTCGGCGGGCGCCGTGCGCCTGGCCGAGGCCGCGGCCATGGATGCCGCCGCGGCGTTCGACTGGTCCGAGGCGGCTCGGCGCCATGCGGAGGCGCTGGCCGAGCAGGCCGCCGCCGAGGCGCGGGTGGCCGCGATCCTGGAGCCGCTGACACCTCCGGGGCTGCGCCGGCCCGCCCCCGCCGGCGACTGACGCAGCGCCCGGGCCGGCCGGGGGTTCAGTCGCGGAAGTTGCTGAACTGGAGGGGGATGCCGAAGTCCTCCGCCTTGAGGGCGGCGATCACGGCCTGGAGGTCGTCGCGCTTCTTCCCCGACACCCGGACCTGGTCCCCCTGCGTCTGTGACGAGACGCCCTTCACGCCCCGGTCCTTGATGAACTTGTTGATCTTCCTGGCGTTGTCCGACGAGATGCCGGCGTTGAGGGTGACCGTCTGGCGGACCGTCCCCTTGGCGGCCTCCTCGACCTTGCCCCGGTCGAGGGCCTTCAGGGAGATCTGGCGCTTCACCAGCTTCTCCTCGACGACCTGGAGCACCGCCCGCAGGCGGTCCTCGGTGGAGGACGCCAGGTGGAGCTCCTGGCCGGAGAGCTCGACGGACGACCCGGTGTCCTTGAAGTCGAAGCGGGTGGCGATCTCGCGGGTGGCCTGGTCGACGGCGTTCTTCACCTCTTGCATGTCGACCTCGGACACGACATCGAAGGTGGGCACGCCGGAACGCTATCCTCATCCCCCCACAGGGGTCGGTGCCCGAGCGGCCAAAGGGAGCAGACTGTAAATCTGCCGGCACAGCCTACGGAGGTTCGAATCCTCCCCGGCCCACACCCTTTTCGCCGTCGCAACCGGGGGTTGCCCGGCGAGCCCGGCGTCCTGACGACATCTCGTCGCCGCGCGCAGGTAGGGGCTCGTGCGCGATATTTGCAGGTGACACCGAGACGTGAGCGTGGTGGGGAGCTCCCCGATCCCGCGATCGCCGAGCACGCGCAAGCGAGGAGGACTCGACCAATGTACGAGCACAGCTGCAAGACGGCGGGTGCCGCGGGCTGCAACTGGAAGATCCGGGCGAACAGCGAGGAAGAGCTGAAGCAGAAGGTCGTGAAGCACGCCGCCAGCAAGCACGGCGTGAAGAACATGACCGACACCATCTACAACTACCTGCGGGACACCGCCGCCCGCTGATGACCTCGCCCGGGGAGGGGTCGCCGCCGGTGGCTCCTCCTGGGGCGCCGGTCGCGCCACCCGCCCGGTGACGCGGCCCGGCGGCGCCGGCGTCGACGCCGACGTCGTGGTGGTCGGGGCCGGCCTGGCCGGCCTCACGGCGGCGCGGGACCTCGCCGCCGCCGGGCTGAACGTCGCCGTCCTGGAGGCGCGGGCGCGCGTCGGCGGCCGGACCATGACCGTGGTCCCCGCCGAGGGCGGCTGGTTCGACCTGGGCGCCACCTGGCACTGGTCCGACCAGCCCGAGATCCGCGCCCTGGCCACCGACCTCGGGGTGGAGGCGTTCCCCGAGCCCACCCGGGGCCGGGCGCTCCACGAGCCGGTCGACGGCCCGCCCGTGCCCGTCGCCCTGCCGCCGGAGCCCGCCGTCCTGCTCCGCTTCAGGGGCGGGACCGAGCAGCTGTGCGGACGACTGGCCGACCGGCTGCCCGACGGCGTGGCGTTCGAGGAGACGGTGGTCGCCGTGGAGCGCCAGGGAGGCGGCGTCGCCGTCACGTCGGACTCCGGCGGCATCCGCACGACGACGACGGCGCGCCGGGTGATCGTCGCCGTGCCGCCGCGGCTCGTCGTCGAGCGCGTCTCGTTCCATCCCGCGTTGCCGCCCCACCTCTTCGCCGTCATGGAGGCGACACCGACGTGGATGGGCGAGGCGCTCAAGTGCGTGGCCGTGTACGAGTCGCCGTTCTGGCGGGAGGACGGCTGGTCCGGGTCGGCGTTCAGCGACGTCGGGCCGCTATCCGAGGTGCACGACGGCTCGGTGCCCGCCGGTCCGGGCGCCCTGTGGGGGTTCGTGGCGCTCGACGTCGACCACCGCGACCTCTCGCCCGACGAGCGGGTGCCCCGGGTCCTCGAGCAGCTGGGCCGGCTGTTCGGGCCGCCGGCCGCCGATCCCGTCCGGTACGTCGAACGGGACTGGTCGGCCGATCCCAACACGTGCGAGGACGTCCACCGCCACGTCGCCCCGGCGGCCTACGGCCATCGCGTCTACGCCGAGGCCCAGTGGGACGGCCGCTTGTGGTGGGCGGGCACGGAGACCGAGGCGGTGGGCGGCGGCCACCTCGAGGGCGCCGTACGGTCGGGCCGGCGGGCGGCCCGGGAGGTCATCGCGTCCCTCGTGTGACGGCAGGCGGACGGTGGCGCCCCCGCGGGGCGCCTCGCCGACTTGAAGTTAGGAGCGCCTAACCCCAGAATCTAGCCGTGCCGAACATCCGGGCCCGGGCGTCCGTCCTCGCGGTGCTGGCCGCGCTCACGCTGGCCGCGTGCGGCGCGGGCGGCGGTGACGGGGACGCTCTGGTCGTCTACTCCGGGCGCAACGAGAACCTCGTCCGGCCGCTCCTCGACCGCTTCGAGGAGCAGAGCGGCATCGAGCTGGACGTCCGGTACGCCGACACGGCCGAGTTGCTCCCCACCATCCTCGAGGAGGGCGGGCGCACCCGGGCCGACGTGTTCTTCAGCCAGGACGCCGGCGCCCTGGGCGAGCTGGGCCGGAAGGGGCTCACCCGGCCGCTCCCGGCCGACATCCTCGACCTGGTGGACCCCCGCTTCCGGGACACCGGGTCGCGCTGGGTCGGCGTCACCGCCCGTGCCCGCGTCATCGCCTACAACACCGACCGCCTGAAGCCCGAGCAGCTCCCCAGGAGCGTGCTGGACGTCACCAGGCCGGAGTGGAAGGACCGCGTCGGCTTCCCCCCCACCAACGCCTCGTTCGTGGCGTTCGTGACGTCCCTCCGGGCGACGGTGGGCGACGCCCGCACCCGCCAGTTCCTCGAAGGGCTCAAGGCGAACGGCGCCAAGCGCTTCGACAACAACATCCTCACCATCGACGCGGTGGCGTCGGGCGAGGTCGACCTGGGGCTGACGAACCACTACTACCTGTACAGCGAATTCAAGGAGCGCCCCGACGTCCACGTCGCCAACTTCTACCCGGGCCAGGAGGAGGGCGGGGAGGGGACGTTCGTGAACGTGGCCGGCGTGGCCGTCCTCGCCGGCACCGACAAGGGCCCGGCCGGCGAACAGTTCGTCCGCTTTCTGCTGTCGGAGGAGGCGCAGCGCTTCTTCCGCGACGAGACCACCGAGTACCCGCTGCGGAGGGGCGTGGACGCCGTCGCCGAGCTCCCCCCGCTGGCGTCGCTCAAGACCATCGACCTCCCCTTGAGCGAGCTGGGCCGGGACCTGGAGGGCACCGTCCAGCTGCTGAAGGACGTCGGGCTCACCTGAGAGGGCGGGCATGGCACCGGTGGTGGACGTCCCGGTCGTCGCGCCCCCGGTCGCGCCGCAGAGCGCCGATCCGCGACCGTCTGGCCAGGCCCGCCGCCGCACGCCCCCGGCGCTCGCCGTGGCCGGCGCTGCCATCGGCGCGGCCATGGCCCTGCCCCTCGCCCACCTGGTGCTGCGCGCCGGCGAGGCCGACGACCCGTGGGGCCTCGTGGCGTCGTCGCGGGTGCTCGGCTTCCTGTGGGGGACGCTGCGCCTGGCGCTCGCCGTCACCGCCCTCACGCTGGTCGTCGGGGTGGGGCTGGCCTGGCTGATCGAGCGCACCGACCTCCCCGCCCGGCGCCTGCTCGGGCTGGCCGCCGCCCTGCCGCTCGTCGTGCCCACCTACGTCGGCGCGCTGGCCCTGAAGGCCGCCTTCGGGCCCGAGGGCCTGCTGGTCGAGGTCCCCGGGCTGGTGGGGTTCTGGGGCGTGACCCTCGCCCTCGGCCTGTCCACCTATCCGTACGTGTACCTGCTGGCCCGGGCCACCCTGGCGTCGTCGGACCCGGCCCTGGAGGAGGCGGCGCGGGCCCTGGGCGACGGGCCGGTGAGGACGTTCCGGCGGGTGGTCCTTCCGCAGCTCCGCCCGGCGGCGGCCGCCGGCGGGCTGCTGTCCTTCCTCTACGTGCTGTCCGACTTCGGGGCGGTGTCGATCCTCCAGTACGACACGCTGACCCGCGGCATCTTCCTGGAGTACCGGTCGCTCACGGCCGACCGGGCGCCGGCCGCCGTGCTGGGTGTCGTCCTCGTCGTCCTCACCATCGTGGCCATCTCGGCGGAGCGGGTGCTCCGCGGCCCCCTCGTCGCCCGCCCGGCGTCCTCCGGCCACCGCCCGCCGCCCGTCGTGCCCCTGGGCCGGTGGCGGGCCCCGGCCGCGGGTGCGGTGGCGGGGGTGGTGGCGGCCGGCCTGCTGCTGCCGGTCGGCGTGGTCGCGTACTGGGCGTCCGTCGGGTCCAGCGCCTCGTCCGGGGACGTGGTGGCCCGGGCTGCGTGGACGTCGGTCGGCCTGTCGGCGGCGGCCGCCTTGGTCGCCGTGGCGCTGGCCGTGCCGGTGGCGGTGCTCGGCGTGCGCCACCGGTCGCGCCTCAGCCGGGCCGTCGAGACGCTCTGCTACGCCGGGTACGCCCTGCCCGGCCTCGTCGTCGGCCTCGCCCTGGTGTTCTTCGCCAACCGCTACCTGCCGGCCGTCTACCAGACGCTGTCGCTGGTGGTCGCCGCCTACGTGGTGCGGTTCCTGCCCGAGGCGCTCGGGGCGGTGCGCTCGTCGCTGGGCCGGGTCGACCCGGCGCTGGAGGAGGCGGGCCGGTCGCTCGGGCGCCGCCCGCTGGCCGTCACCGCCACCATCACCCTTCCGCTCGTACGCCCGGGGCTGCTGGCGGGCGCCGCCCTGGTGTTCCTCACCGCCATGAAGGAGCTCCCCGCCACGCTGCTGCTCCGCCCCGCCGGAGCCGACACCCTGGCGGTGCGGGTGTGGACGGGAGCGTCCGAGGGGCTCTACGCCCAGGCCGCCCCGGCCGCCCTCCTCCTGATCGCCGTGTCGGCCCTGGTCCTCTTGCCGCTGCGACCGGCGAGAATGGGAAGGTGACAGGAGCCGTTCCGCCTCGCTCGCTGACACGGGACGGCGCCGGCGGGGATGGGGTCCCCGCTTCGGCGAGGAGGCTGGGGCTGGGGCCCCGGCCGGGGCAAGAGCATTGAGCGTCGAGCTGCTCGGGGTCCGGAAGTCGTTCGGTGCCGTGGAGGCGGTGCGGGACGTCACCCTGGCGCTGCCCCCGGGCCGCATCACCACGCTCCTCGGCCCGAGCGGGTGCGGCAAGACCACCACCCTGCGCCTGGTCGCCGGCTTCGAGGCCCCCGACGCCGGCGAGGTCCGCATCGCCGGCCGCACCGTGGCCGGCCCCGGCGCGTGGGTGCCGCCCGAGGAGCGCAAGGTCGGCATGGTGTTCCAGCAGCTCGCCCTGTTCCCGCACCTGGACGTGGCGGGGAACGTGTCCTACGGGCTGTCGGGCTGGAAGCGGGACCGCCGGCGCGATCGCGTCGGCGAGCTGCTCGAGCTCGTCGGCCTGCGTGGGTACGCCGGCCGGCGCCCCGACCAGCTCTCCGGCGGCCAGGCCCAGCGGGTGGCGCTGGCGCGTGCACTGGCCCCCCACCCCGAGGTGGTGGTGCTGGACGAGCCGTTCTCCAGCCTGGACGTCACCCTGCGCGGCGAGCTGCGCAGCGAGGTCCGCCGCATCCTGCGGGCGGAGTCGGCCACCGCCCTCCTCGTCACCCACGACCAGGACGAGGCGCTGGCCATGGGAGACCAGGTCGCCGTGATGCTGGACGGGCGGCTGGCCCAGGTCGGCGCGCCCGAGGCGGTCTACGGCGGTCCCGCCGGCGCCGACGTCGCCAGCTTCCTGGGCGACGCCAACCTGTTCACCGGCCAGCTGCGCGCCGGCGTCCTCGAGACCGTCCTCGGCCCCGTCACCCTGGCCGGCC is a window of Acidimicrobiales bacterium DNA encoding:
- a CDS encoding M23 family metallopeptidase, producing QPPPPAPDPGPGPAAPGDPAPPADAPPAAAGESPPAPAPATTPDGGPPGEPGAPAAPPGAGPAAPGQPGPPGQPGAAGGPDNGPPAAPGAPPGDVPPDARRAMASVRRSGPNSTLRLLEALQPLRALGMSEAEVVAAGFGRFPVGGVATFTHDWFFPRFTPTFHLHEGTDIFARTGTPVRAPADGMLRLAQGGSGGLAAYVYEPNGTYYYMAHLSAFVPGQKPGQQVTTGEIVGYVGDSGNAEGGSPHVHFEYHPAPTRTVTSGTGKSRKVTTVVRPVAVGSVLPPVDPKALLDQWLADALAAAPRLVASAEAAHRAASASATAARAGPAAAPVATGGPPRAQLLWASSVSPSAGAVRLAEAAAMDAAAAFDWSEAARRHAEALAEQAAAEARVAAILEPLTPPGLRRPAPAGD
- a CDS encoding YajQ family cyclic di-GMP-binding protein gives rise to the protein MPTFDVVSEVDMQEVKNAVDQATREIATRFDFKDTGSSVELSGQELHLASSTEDRLRAVLQVVEEKLVKRQISLKALDRGKVEEAAKGTVRQTVTLNAGISSDNARKINKFIKDRGVKGVSSQTQGDQVRVSGKKRDDLQAVIAALKAEDFGIPLQFSNFRD
- a CDS encoding DUF1059 domain-containing protein, producing the protein MYEHSCKTAGAAGCNWKIRANSEEELKQKVVKHAASKHGVKNMTDTIYNYLRDTAAR
- a CDS encoding NAD(P)/FAD-dependent oxidoreductase — protein: MTRPGGAGVDADVVVVGAGLAGLTAARDLAAAGLNVAVLEARARVGGRTMTVVPAEGGWFDLGATWHWSDQPEIRALATDLGVEAFPEPTRGRALHEPVDGPPVPVALPPEPAVLLRFRGGTEQLCGRLADRLPDGVAFEETVVAVERQGGGVAVTSDSGGIRTTTTARRVIVAVPPRLVVERVSFHPALPPHLFAVMEATPTWMGEALKCVAVYESPFWREDGWSGSAFSDVGPLSEVHDGSVPAGPGALWGFVALDVDHRDLSPDERVPRVLEQLGRLFGPPAADPVRYVERDWSADPNTCEDVHRHVAPAAYGHRVYAEAQWDGRLWWAGTETEAVGGGHLEGAVRSGRRAAREVIASLV
- a CDS encoding iron ABC transporter substrate-binding protein — encoded protein: MPNIRARASVLAVLAALTLAACGAGGGDGDALVVYSGRNENLVRPLLDRFEEQSGIELDVRYADTAELLPTILEEGGRTRADVFFSQDAGALGELGRKGLTRPLPADILDLVDPRFRDTGSRWVGVTARARVIAYNTDRLKPEQLPRSVLDVTRPEWKDRVGFPPTNASFVAFVTSLRATVGDARTRQFLEGLKANGAKRFDNNILTIDAVASGEVDLGLTNHYYLYSEFKERPDVHVANFYPGQEEGGEGTFVNVAGVAVLAGTDKGPAGEQFVRFLLSEEAQRFFRDETTEYPLRRGVDAVAELPPLASLKTIDLPLSELGRDLEGTVQLLKDVGLT
- a CDS encoding iron ABC transporter permease encodes the protein MAPVVDVPVVAPPVAPQSADPRPSGQARRRTPPALAVAGAAIGAAMALPLAHLVLRAGEADDPWGLVASSRVLGFLWGTLRLALAVTALTLVVGVGLAWLIERTDLPARRLLGLAAALPLVVPTYVGALALKAAFGPEGLLVEVPGLVGFWGVTLALGLSTYPYVYLLARATLASSDPALEEAARALGDGPVRTFRRVVLPQLRPAAAAGGLLSFLYVLSDFGAVSILQYDTLTRGIFLEYRSLTADRAPAAVLGVVLVVLTIVAISAERVLRGPLVARPASSGHRPPPVVPLGRWRAPAAGAVAGVVAAGLLLPVGVVAYWASVGSSASSGDVVARAAWTSVGLSAAAALVAVALAVPVAVLGVRHRSRLSRAVETLCYAGYALPGLVVGLALVFFANRYLPAVYQTLSLVVAAYVVRFLPEALGAVRSSLGRVDPALEEAGRSLGRRPLAVTATITLPLVRPGLLAGAALVFLTAMKELPATLLLRPAGADTLAVRVWTGASEGLYAQAAPAALLLIAVSALVLLPLRPARMGR
- a CDS encoding ABC transporter ATP-binding protein; the protein is MSVELLGVRKSFGAVEAVRDVTLALPPGRITTLLGPSGCGKTTTLRLVAGFEAPDAGEVRIAGRTVAGPGAWVPPEERKVGMVFQQLALFPHLDVAGNVSYGLSGWKRDRRRDRVGELLELVGLRGYAGRRPDQLSGGQAQRVALARALAPHPEVVVLDEPFSSLDVTLRGELRSEVRRILRAESATALLVTHDQDEALAMGDQVAVMLDGRLAQVGAPEAVYGGPAGADVASFLGDANLFTGQLRAGVLETVLGPVTLAGPDGPATGLVRPEDLDLDEAADGCGRVVDVEYYGHDQLVSVALDGGEQVRARLHAQRRLAVGARVRPRIRSAYRLP